A stretch of Arachis hypogaea cultivar Tifrunner chromosome 15, arahy.Tifrunner.gnm2.J5K5, whole genome shotgun sequence DNA encodes these proteins:
- the LOC112750247 gene encoding uncharacterized protein isoform X1 produces the protein MSEMGEQRDKHNIPNKREQNGVQSGCVKHNLIIWTQVFMNMLITECADIAGTPPDGCTEIPTCPVCLERLDPDRSGILTTLCDHSFQCPCVSKWTYLSCRIFDDYNPLLTSQLETQRQLPVYKIIFVQMVHTDGITT, from the exons ATGTCAGAGATGGGTGAGCAAAGGGATAAACATAACATACCAAATAAGAGAGAACAGAACGGGGTACAAAGTGGGTGCGTTAAACACAATTTGATCATCTGGACACAGGTCTTTATGAATATGCTAATAACAG AATGTGCAGATATTGCTGGGACTCCTCCTGATGGATGTACTGAAATACCAACTTGTCCAGTTTGCCTCG AGAGATTGGACCCGGATAGAAGTGGAATACTCACTACACTTTGCGATCACTCCTTTCAATGCCCTTGTGTTTCAAAGTGGACATACTTGTCTTGCCGG ATTTTTGATGATTACAACCCTCTTCTAACATCTCAGCTGGAAACTCAAAGACAA CTGCCTGTATACAAGATCATCTTCGTCCAAATGGTGCACACAGATGGGATAACTACATGA
- the LOC112750247 gene encoding uncharacterized protein isoform X2, translating to MGEQRDKHNIPNKREQNGVQSGCVKHNLIIWTQVFMNMLITECADIAGTPPDGCTEIPTCPVCLERLDPDRSGILTTLCDHSFQCPCVSKWTYLSCRIFDDYNPLLTSQLETQRQLPVYKIIFVQMVHTDGITT from the exons ATGGGTGAGCAAAGGGATAAACATAACATACCAAATAAGAGAGAACAGAACGGGGTACAAAGTGGGTGCGTTAAACACAATTTGATCATCTGGACACAGGTCTTTATGAATATGCTAATAACAG AATGTGCAGATATTGCTGGGACTCCTCCTGATGGATGTACTGAAATACCAACTTGTCCAGTTTGCCTCG AGAGATTGGACCCGGATAGAAGTGGAATACTCACTACACTTTGCGATCACTCCTTTCAATGCCCTTGTGTTTCAAAGTGGACATACTTGTCTTGCCGG ATTTTTGATGATTACAACCCTCTTCTAACATCTCAGCTGGAAACTCAAAGACAA CTGCCTGTATACAAGATCATCTTCGTCCAAATGGTGCACACAGATGGGATAACTACATGA
- the LOC112750247 gene encoding BRAP2 RING ZnF UBP domain-containing protein 1-like isoform X4, translating into MGEQRDKHNIPNKREQNGVQSGCVKHNLIIWTQVFMNMLITECADIAGTPPDGCTEIPTCPVCLERLDPDRSGILTTLCDHSFQCPCVSKWTYLSCRIFDDYNPLLTSQLETQRQVSKIE; encoded by the exons ATGGGTGAGCAAAGGGATAAACATAACATACCAAATAAGAGAGAACAGAACGGGGTACAAAGTGGGTGCGTTAAACACAATTTGATCATCTGGACACAGGTCTTTATGAATATGCTAATAACAG AATGTGCAGATATTGCTGGGACTCCTCCTGATGGATGTACTGAAATACCAACTTGTCCAGTTTGCCTCG AGAGATTGGACCCGGATAGAAGTGGAATACTCACTACACTTTGCGATCACTCCTTTCAATGCCCTTGTGTTTCAAAGTGGACATACTTGTCTTGCCGG ATTTTTGATGATTACAACCCTCTTCTAACATCTCAGCTGGAAACTCAAAGACAA GTGTCAAAAATAGAATAG
- the LOC112750247 gene encoding BRAP2 RING ZnF UBP domain-containing protein 1-like isoform X3 encodes MSEMGEQRDKHNIPNKREQNGVQSGCVKHNLIIWTQVFMNMLITECADIAGTPPDGCTEIPTCPVCLERLDPDRSGILTTLCDHSFQCPCVSKWTYLSCRIFDDYNPLLTSQLETQRQVSKIE; translated from the exons ATGTCAGAGATGGGTGAGCAAAGGGATAAACATAACATACCAAATAAGAGAGAACAGAACGGGGTACAAAGTGGGTGCGTTAAACACAATTTGATCATCTGGACACAGGTCTTTATGAATATGCTAATAACAG AATGTGCAGATATTGCTGGGACTCCTCCTGATGGATGTACTGAAATACCAACTTGTCCAGTTTGCCTCG AGAGATTGGACCCGGATAGAAGTGGAATACTCACTACACTTTGCGATCACTCCTTTCAATGCCCTTGTGTTTCAAAGTGGACATACTTGTCTTGCCGG ATTTTTGATGATTACAACCCTCTTCTAACATCTCAGCTGGAAACTCAAAGACAA GTGTCAAAAATAGAATAG